The following proteins are encoded in a genomic region of Gymnogyps californianus isolate 813 chromosome 19, ASM1813914v2, whole genome shotgun sequence:
- the LOC127024034 gene encoding cytochrome c oxidase assembly protein COX11, mitochondrial, which translates to MVGMSYAAVPLYRLYCQATGLGGTTGAGHSSEQIESMEPVRDRVIRVTFNADVHSSIQWNFKPQQSEIYVVPGETALAFYKAKNPTDKPVIGISTYNVIPFEAGQYFNKIQCFCFEEQRLNPQEEVDMPVFFYIDPEFVEDPKMAKVDLITLSYTFFEAKEGQKLPLPGYQ; encoded by the exons aTGGTGGGCATGTCCTACGCGGCCGTGCCGCTCTACCGCCTCTACTGCCAG GCCACGGGCCTGGGCGGAACAACGGGCGCAGGCCACAGCTCGGAGCAGATCGAGAGCATGGAGCCGGTGAGAGACCGGGTCATCAGGGTCACTTTCAACGCGGACGTGCATTCCAGCATCCAGTGGAACTTCAAACCCCAGCAGAGCGAAATCTAC GTGGTACCAGGGGAGACCGCACTGgcattttataaagcaaaaaatcctACTGACAAACCAGTAATTGGAATCTCCACCTACAATGTAATACCCTTTGAAGCAGGACAGTATTTCAACAAAATACAA tgtttctgttttgaagaacaGCGGCTAAATCCTCAAGAGGAAGTAGACATGCCTGTCTTTTTCTACATTGATCCAGAATTTGTAGAGGACCCTAAAATGGCTAAAGTTGATTTGATCACCCTCTCTTACACCTTTTTTGAAgcaaaggaaggacagaagtTACCACTTCCTGGCTATCAGTAA